A single region of the Nicotiana sylvestris chromosome 6, ASM39365v2, whole genome shotgun sequence genome encodes:
- the LOC138870532 gene encoding uncharacterized protein produces MVASGALSKKLNEQLKESQAQDSDSELYKSSSEEERPGSSDSETAQESLLSGKKSGGSISGEAAEGLVNLSSQGDEPGSSVQETLTDLLKKVGASYDPKKRRTPTPKAPSAPKPSKKQKASSPTPTETSLTKGRATRSRTPKPKRPKTSSKKFSSVSEAPELSLAKRTKSAVKSKQVRVSEDEEWSGDEESESDGEQDKVAMFGKRKILKARLLKDLVEPGMVRLVDTLAAKGWKDMVLQMDGRLA; encoded by the exons ATGGTGGCATCTGGTGCTCTctcaaagaaattgaatgagcAATTAAAGGAAAGTCAGGCTCAAGATTCTGATTCTGAGTTGTACAAATCTTCTAGTGAGGAGGAAAGacctgggtcttctgactctgagaCGGCTCAAGAATCCCTTCTAAG TGGcaagaagtcagggggaagtaTTTCTGGTGAAGCTGCTGAAGGGTTAGTTAATCTAAGTTCACagggagatgaacctggttcatcagttcaAGAGACCCTAACAGACCTTTTGAAAAAGGTAGGTGCAAGTTACgatccaaagaaaaggagaactccCACACCAAAAGCCCCTAGTGCTCCTAAACCTTCCAAGAAACAAAAGGCTTCCTCCCCAACACCTACTGAAACTTCCTTGACAAAGGGAAGAGCCACTAGAAGCAGG acccccaagcccaaaaggccaaagacttcttccaagaagtttTCCTCTGTGTCTGAGGCTCCTGAACTTTCATTGGCCAAGAGGACCAAGTCTGCAGTAAAAAGCAAACAAGTTAGAGTTtctgaagatgaggaatggagtggtgaTGAAGAAAGTGagtctgatggtgaacaagataaggtggccatgtttggcaaaagaaaaattTTGAAGGCAAGATTGCTGAAAGATTTGGTGGAACCAGGGATGGTTCGTTTGGTTGACACACTAGCTGCTAAgggctggaaggacatggtccttcagatggatgggagATTGGCGTGA